In Prunus dulcis chromosome 2, ALMONDv2, whole genome shotgun sequence, a single genomic region encodes these proteins:
- the LOC117617482 gene encoding LOW QUALITY PROTEIN: (+)-neomenthol dehydrogenase-like (The sequence of the model RefSeq protein was modified relative to this genomic sequence to represent the inferred CDS: inserted 1 base in 1 codon): MAEVTKRYAVVTGANKGIGLETIRQLASKGFTVVLTARDEKRGLEAVEKLKESGLSGQVVFHQLDVANPATVASLADFIKTQFGKLDILVNNAGIGGSIVDGDALKAAVASGAMERGEVDLSKLXELTEECLQINYYGAKRTAEALIPLLQLSDSPRIVNVSSSMGKLEKIPSDRARGVFTDAENLTEERVDEVLTELLKDFKEGSLERKGWPSSMPAYTVSKASLNAYTRILAKKYLNFRINSVCPGFVKTDINFNAGFLPVEEGGSRVVKLALLPNDGPTGSFFVHNEVSDL; encoded by the exons ATGGCAGAAGTAACAAAGAG gTATGCAGTTGTTACTGGAGCAAACAAAGGCATAGGATTGGAAACTATCAGGCAGTTGGCCTCAAAGGGGTTCACCGTAGTCTTAACTGCCCGAGATGAGAAGAGGGGGCTTGAAGCTGTTGAGAAACTCAAAGAGTCTGGCCTCTCTGGTCAAGTGGTTTTTCATCAACTTGATGTAGCTAACCCTGCTACTGTTGCTTCCTTGGCAGACTTCATCAAAACCCAGTTTGGGAAACTCGATATCTTG GTGAACAATGCAGGGATTGGTGGAAGCATAGTAGATGGTGATGCTTTAAAAGCTGCTGTAGCCTCTGGTGCCATG GAAAGAGGAGAAGTTGATTTGAGTAAAC ATGAGTTAACAGAAGAATGCTTGCAAATAAACTATTATGGTGCTAAAAGAACAGCTGAAGCACTTATCCCACTCCTCCAGTTATCTGACTCACCGAGAATTGTTAATGTTTCATCTTCCATGGGGAAGTTAGAGAAGATACCAAGCGATCGGGCTAGAGGAGTTTTTACTGATGCTGAAAACCTAACAGAAGAGAGAGTAGATGAGGTACTGACCGAGCTTCTAAAAGACTTCAAGGAGGGTTCACTTGAAAGGAAGGGCTGGCCTTCTTCTATGCCTGCCTATACAGTCTCAAAAGCATCACTAAACGCATATACAAGGATTTTAGCAAAGAAGTACCTCAATTTTCGTATCAATTCGGTCTGCCCTGGCTTTGTCAAAACAGATATAAACTTCAATGCCGGCTTCTTGCCTGTCGAAGAAGGTGGTTCCAGGGTTGTGAAGTTAGCATTGCTGCCCAATGATGGCCCTACTGGCTCCTTCTTTGTTCACAATGAAGTGTCGGATCTTTGA
- the LOC117617480 gene encoding (+)-neomenthol dehydrogenase-like produces the protein MAEATKRYAVVTGANKGIGLETVRQLASNGFTVVLTARDEKRGLEAVEKLKESGLSGQVVFHQLDVANPATVASLADFIKTQFGKLDILVNNAGIYGSILDGDAFKAVIASGAMERGEVDLSKLVTETYEFAEECLQINYYGAKRTAEALIPLLQLSDSPRIVNVSSGAGKLNNIPSDWAKGVFTDAENLTEERVDEVLTEFLKDFKEGSLESKGWPSSMPAYTVSKAALNAYTRILAKKYLNFRINSVCPGFVKTDINCNVGVLPVEEGGARIVKLALLPNDGPTGSFFVHNEVSDL, from the exons ATGGCAGAAGCAACAAAGAG GTATGCAGTTGTTACTGGAGCAAACAAAGGTATAGGATTGGAAACTGTAAGGCAGTTGGCCTCAAATGGGTTCACCGTAGTCTTAACTGCCCGAGATGAGAAGAGGGGTCTTGAAGCTGTTGAGAAACTCAAAGAGTCTGGCCTCTCAGGTCAAGTGGTTTTTCATCAACTTGATGTGGCTAACCCTGCTACTGTTGCTTCTTTGGCAGACTTCATCAAAACCCAGTTTGGGAAACTCGATATCTTG GTGAACAATGCAGGGATTTATGGAAGCATATTAGACGGTGATGCTTTTAAAGCTGTTATAGCCTCTGGTGCCATG GAAAGAGGAGAAGTTGATTTGAGTAAACTAGTGACTGAAACTTATGAGTTTGCAGAAGAATGCTTGCAAATAAACTATTATGGTGCTAAAAGAACAGCTGAAGCACTTATCCCACTCCTCCAGTTATCTGACTCACCGAGAATTGTTAATGTTTCGTCTGGTGCGGGGAAGTTAAACAACATACCAAGCGATTGGGCTAAAGGAGTTTTTACTGATGCTGAAAACCTAACAGAAGAGAGAGTAGATGAGGTACTGACTGAGTTTCTAAAAGATTTCAAGGAGGGTTCACTTGAAAGTAAGGGCTGGCCTTCTTCTATGCCTGCCTATACAGTCTCAAAAGCAGCACTGAACGCATATACAAGGATTCTAGCAAAGAAGTACCTCAATTTTCGTATCAATTCGGTCTGCCCTGGCTTTGTCAAAACAGATATAAACTGCAATGTCGGCGTCTTGCCTGTCGAAGAAGGTGGTGCCAGGATTGTGAAGTTAGCATTGCTGCCCAATGATGGCCCTACTGGCTCCTTCTTTGTTCACAATGAAGTGTCAGATCTTTGA